A region of the Drosophila subpulchrella strain 33 F10 #4 breed RU33 chromosome 3L, RU_Dsub_v1.1 Primary Assembly, whole genome shotgun sequence genome:
CGCTCCAATTGGAAACGAGCTTCTGTCAGTAAGTGCTTTTTGATCGGATCCCCTAAAGTATGCTAGAAATTTCGCATAAACTAGATTTATAAGCTGCTGTGAGCTTAATTTGTATCTTACTTTAGTTTTAAAATGTAACTTATTGGAATTTATGCATCTTTGCAttacaatttcgattttcgtTTAAGTTTTACTAAATTTCccaatgttttatcattaaaaATTGATTAATTACATTATTTAATCATGAAAAAATGCTCAGAAACGATGAAGCCACAGTTGCACAGGGTAAACACATTAGAAACGGTACGTACGAGTTAAATAAGTTTAAATTAGATTATGGCGCAAATCGTTGTTAACAAAACTATGGTGTACGGTGGACCTGGAGGAGCCTGGAGCCTGGGGCCCGGAGGCTATGCCTCGGTGGGCTTTTCGTGCAGCCAGGGCCGGAATATGGGCAGCGTTGACGGATAGTGGGTGTGGGTGTCAGGCTTCAGCACCGACTCAGGCCAGGTATTGGCATTCGCCGCATCTCCAGAGTGCCGGAACGGATAGGTTGCCAGCACAATGGGTAGCTGCAGCTTGATTTCCTTCTCCATGGACTTGGGCTCGATGACGAAGAAGACGTCGTAAGATATCTTTATCAGGTGACAGCCGTGCAGGTTGGTTGGCGGCAGGGGCGGTACGTAAAGCTCGTTGTGCCACTCATCCTTGCCCCCAGGACGGATCTTGCCACGAACAAGGACAGCCAGCTCCCGCTTCTCCGTCTGCACCACTTTGCCGCGCGCCAAATACTCGATGGTCTGGGGGGAAAAACGTTTGGATTTAAGTCGAGTCAATGCTGCGCAATGTTCCAGTGGAACCTACCTCGGTGAGCGATGCCTTGGTGCGCTTAATGGACACATTGCTGTAGTTGGAGATGAATGCGGTGACCAGAATGTTCTCCCCAGGCACATAGCCACCGCGGTCCAGGGACACCCTGCACTTGATTTGACCACCGCCCACACAGACGACGCCCAGTTTGTGCTCCACTTCGCAGGTGAACGGTTGCTGAAGATGCGAGGGTGAGCTCCTTTACTGAGAAGATTTGGTGTTGCTACTGCTACTTACTGCCAAAATGGGCTTCTCAAGGTTCAGATCGATGGGGTTCATCACGATGAAGACCTGGTGGTTCTTGTGGATGATGCCGTTGTTCTCGCGTAGCGCCGCCTTGCAGTAGAACTGAATCCAGCCGTAGCGGCCCAGGAAAGTGGATGGCAGGCCCAGTGGCAGGCCGAGCTTGAAGGGAAAACTGTGTATTCCCGGCGAGAGTATGGCTGGACCGCCCTGGTCCACGTCGCCCAGGAGACGCATTCGGAAATCAATGTAGTTCTCCTTGTCGTACGTACGCTCCTGTCGCCGACCATTGCGCACCACGCCCTCACCCACCACATGGAAGTGAAGACCCAGGGCCGGCGTTTCGTCCTGCAACTCGATCAGCACGCGTCCGGAGAGGAACTGTCCGGGGAAATACAGCAGGGAGGTGTTGTCGAAGATGATGAGGAATTTAAGCAGCTTGCGCGGCATCTTGGCTCCGATTGGCTGCAGCTTTCATCGGCTGCGTGTGCCTGGGGAAAAGCCAAAAAAAGTTGTCAATTAAGCGTTTGCAATTATTTGGCAACGTCGCGCATGCGTCAATTCGGTTCGGCttcggttc
Encoded here:
- the LOC119555550 gene encoding arrestin domain-containing protein 4 → MPRKLLKFLIIFDNTSLLYFPGQFLSGRVLIELQDETPALGLHFHVVGEGVVRNGRRQERTYDKENYIDFRMRLLGDVDQGGPAILSPGIHSFPFKLGLPLGLPSTFLGRYGWIQFYCKAALRENNGIIHKNHQVFIVMNPIDLNLEKPILAQPFTCEVEHKLGVVCVGGGQIKCRVSLDRGGYVPGENILVTAFISNYSNVSIKRTKASLTETIEYLARGKVVQTEKRELAVLVRGKIRPGGKDEWHNELYVPPLPPTNLHGCHLIKISYDVFFVIEPKSMEKEIKLQLPIVLATYPFRHSGDAANANTWPESVLKPDTHTHYPSTLPIFRPWLHEKPTEA